The Pradoshia eiseniae DNA segment TAAGCCGATTATCCTGCGTATATTGTTCGTTATTGGGCTGATTCCAACTAGTTTTCTTTTGATTATTCCATATACCATTCTTAGCTATTTCATGCCGAGGGAGCAAGCAGAGGAGAGTACCAGTCGATGAAATGGATTCTAAAGATACTTATTAATGCAGCGGTATTTGTCTTGTTAATGCAGGTATTTGAAGGTGTGCATGTATCCGGATTTGGGGCAGCCATCATTGCAGCAATCGTCTTGTCAATCTGCAATGTCATTGTGAAGCCAATCGTGACCATCCTGACATTACCGATCACCATTGTGACACTGGGCATCTTTTTGCTCTTTATCAATACAATCGTGCTGAGCATTGTTGATGCCGTGATGGGCAGTGCTTTTCAAATAGACGGATTTTGGCTGACCTTCCTCGTATCTGTCATCTTATCCTTCGTAAACACGATTATGGAAAGTGTTACGGACTAAAAATGAAAGGCCTGAAGCAAATGTTTGCTTCAGGCCTTTAAATTATG contains these protein-coding regions:
- a CDS encoding phage holin family protein gives rise to the protein MKWILKILINAAVFVLLMQVFEGVHVSGFGAAIIAAIVLSICNVIVKPIVTILTLPITIVTLGIFLLFINTIVLSIVDAVMGSAFQIDGFWLTFLVSVILSFVNTIMESVTD
- a CDS encoding PspC domain-containing protein; amino-acid sequence: MRTNYSDKVLLGVLGGIARYFGIKPIILRILFVIGLIPTSFLLIIPYTILSYFMPREQAEESTSR